A genomic region of Procambarus clarkii isolate CNS0578487 chromosome 88, FALCON_Pclarkii_2.0, whole genome shotgun sequence contains the following coding sequences:
- the LOC123745720 gene encoding uncharacterized protein: MTLYTGVYVSLSLYDAVYRSVCVIEPHVTGRIPACWSVTVPLPPATLPVVWVTYYSCTILQLHHTTAAPYYSCTTLQLHHTTAAPYYSSIILQLHHITAAPYYSSIILQLHHTTAAPYYSSIILQLHHTTAAPHCSCTILQLHHTTAAPYYSSIILQLHHTTAAPYYSCTILQLHHTTAASYYSCTTLQLHHTTAALYYSCTTLQLHHTTAASYYSSIILQLHHTAAAPYYSSTTLQQHHTTAASYYSCTILQQHHTTAAPYYSSIILQLHHTTAAPYYSCTILQLHHTTAAPHCSCTTLQLHHTTAASYYSCTILQLHHTTAASYHSCTILQLHHTAAAPYYSCTTLQLHHTTQQEKIFRFSNCFFP; this comes from the coding sequence ATGACGCTGTATACAGGAGTGTATGTGTCATTGAGCCTGTATGACGCTGTATACAGGAGTGTATGTGTTATTGAACCCCACGTCACTGGCCGCATCCCTGCCTGTTGGTCTGTTACAGTGCCTCTTCCTCCTGCTACACTGCCTGTTGTATGGGTTACATACTACAGCTGCACCATACTACAGCTGCACCATACTACAGCTGCACCATACTACAGCTGCACCACACTGCAGCTGCACCATACTACAGCTGCACCATACTACAGCAGCATCATACTACAGCTGCACCATATTACAGCTGCACCATACTACAGCAGCATCATACTACAGCTGCACCATACTACAGCTGCACCATACTACAGCAGCATCATACTACAGCTGCACCATACTACAGCTGCACCACACTGCAGCTGCACCATATTGCAGCTGCACCATACTACAGCTGCACCATACTACAGCAGCATCATACTACAGCTGCACCACACTACAGCTGCACCATACTACAGCTGCACCATACTACAGCTGCACCATACTACAGCAGCATCATACTACAGCTGCACCACACTACAGCTGCACCATACTACTGCAGCATTATACTACAGCTGCACCACACTACAGCTGCACCATACTACAGCAGCATCATACTACAGCAGCATCATACTACAGCTGCACCACACTGCAGCTGCACCATACTACAGCAGCACCACACTACAGCAGCACCACACTACAGCAGCATCATACTACAGCTGCACCATACTACAGCAGCACCACACTACAGCTGCACCATACTACAGCAGCATCATACTACAGCTGCACCATACTACAGCTGCACCATACTACAGCTGCACCATACTACAGCTGCACCATACTACAGCTGCACCACACTGCAGCTGCACCACACTACAGCTGCACCATACTACAGCAGCATCATACTACAGCTGCACCATACTACAGCTGCACCATACTACAGCTGCATCATACCACAGCTGCACCATACTACAGCTGCACCACACTGCAGCTGCACCATACTACAGCTGCACCACACTGCAGCTGCACCATACTACACAACAGGAGAAAATATTTCGGTTTTCAAATTGTTTTTTCCCCTAG